A DNA window from Pseudorasbora parva isolate DD20220531a chromosome 19, ASM2467924v1, whole genome shotgun sequence contains the following coding sequences:
- the vamp1a gene encoding vesicle associated membrane protein 1a: MSAPDAAASPGAPGAEGEGGGPAAPPNLTSNRRLQQTQAQVDEVVDIMRVNVDKVLERDQKLSELDDRADALQAGASQFESSAAKLKNKYWWKNAKMMIIMAIMGVILVGILFMYFYY; this comes from the exons AT GTCTGCCCCAGATGCCGCTGCAAGCCCTGGAGCCCCAGGGGCTGAGGGTGAGGGGGGCGGACCTGCCGCACCTCCCAACCTCACCAGCAACCGTCGTCTCCAACAGACACAGGCCCAAGTGGATGAG GTGGTTGACATCATGCGTGTGAATGTGGACAAGGTTCTGGAAAGAGATCAGAAGCTGTCAGAACTGGACGACCGGGCGGATGCGCTGCAGGCCGGAGCATCGCAGTTTGAGAGCAGCGCCGCTAAACTGAAAAACAAGTACTGGTGGAAGAATGCGAAG aTGATGATCATAATGGCAATTATGGGGGTTATCTTGGTGGGCATCCTTTTCA TGTACTTCTACTACTGA
- the si:ch211-288g17.3 gene encoding chromosomal protein D1 translates to MEIENKEGSESPLPNGSTHPPKRGRGRPRGSLNKKFTVEKAPTHNARPSKKVDFFSPDIVIKTKVKKRGRPKKIKMPGRPRKIPLTPEEESERLQRLSLQRKRKLSKPLGRPRIHPVAEGSKAKRGRGRPRKSDDAGAHKGSGEISLDVSNGAPRKRGRPSGAMKRKRGRPAGPSKVSIAKSSDGTPKKRGRPPGSANKVKKIQRVDGTPRKRGRPPGSGSGSSTKLKIIRRNADGTPRKRGRPPGSGKKVKIAEKKVGDSPRKRGRPPGTGKVKAQGGSAEGATADGAPRRKRGRPSKVRLAVVLEKLPSEYPDEEETDAPSPKQSRTSDDSSQNQNDDEEETRASENDADPEDEEENAIDCSKVNNTSENEMVGKFKKKK, encoded by the coding sequence ATGGAGATTGAGAATAAAGAAGGATCCGAGAGCCCTCTGCCTAACGGCAGCACCCATCCTCCCAAACGTGGAAGAGGTAGACCACGAGGGTCACTCAATAAGAAGTTCACTGTTGAGAAAGCGCCGACACACAATGCCAGGCCATCAAAAAAGGTAGACTTCTTTTCTCCTGACATAGTCATAAAGACCAAGGTGAAGAAACGTGGTCGACCAAAGAAGATAAAAATGCCCGGTAGGCCGAGAAAGATCCCTCTCACGCCTGAGGAGGAATCAGAGAGACTTCAAAGGTTGAGTTTACAGCGCAAGCGGAAACTGTCAAAGCCTCTCGGAAGACCCCGCATTCATCCCGTCGCCGAAGGCTCCAAGGCAAAAAGGGGAAGGGGACGACCACGCAAATCGGACGATGCTGGAGCCCATAAAGGTAGTGGCGAAATCAGCCTTGATGTGTCTAATGGCGCTCCACGAAAGAGAGGGAGGCCGTCGGGCGCAATGAAGAGGAAGAGGGGTCGGCCGGCAGGTCCTTCCAAGGTTTCAATTGCCAAGTCCTCAGATGGGACCCCAAAAAAGAGAGGCCGCCCTCCAGGCTCAGCCAACAAGGTGAAGAAGATCCAGCGGGTTGATGGAACTCCTCGAAAGAGAGGCCGACCCCCGGGCTCGGGCTCAGGCTCCAGCACCAAACTAAAGATCATTCGACGAAACGCAGACGGAACTCCTAGAAAGAGGGGCCGCCCTCCAGGATCTGGAAAGAAAGTTAAGATTGCCGAAAAGAAAGTTGGAGATTCTCCTCGCAAGAGAGGCCGACCACCGGGCACGGGCAAAGTCAAGGCCCAAGGTGGAAGTGCGGAAGGGGCGACCGCCGACGGCGCTCCGCGTCGTAAGAGAGGTCGTCCAAGCAAAGTCAGACTGGCTGTCGTGCTCGAAAAACTCCCCTCGGAGTACCCGGATGAAGAAGAGACCGACGCGCCCTCTCCCAAACAGTCACGCACCTCCGACGACTCGTCGCAAAATCAAAACGATGACGAAGAGGAGACCAGGGCGAGCGAGAACGACGCAGACCCAGAAGACGAAGAGGAAAACGCCATCGATTGTTCAAAAGTGAACAACACGAGCGAGAACGAGATGGTGGGCAAattcaaaaaaaagaaataa